Proteins encoded by one window of Sphaerodactylus townsendi isolate TG3544 linkage group LG02, MPM_Stown_v2.3, whole genome shotgun sequence:
- the DMAC2L gene encoding ATP synthase subunit s, mitochondrial produces MMLIEHLTRQACRVHKLPPCDTYRHLWGWLNAVFNKVDHERIQAVGPDRAASEWLLRCGAHVRYQGLEKWQQDYNALPTGPLGRYKIQAIDATDSCIMYRGFDHLDGLEHVEEIKLCKCMYLQDECLQRLSGIPNLQRSLLRLWVISCGNVTDKGIIALHKLKYAKQVHVPHAQHFIVPVFPSVSNKYG; encoded by the exons ATGATGTTGATCGAACATTTGACGCGTCAGGCATGCAGAGTTCACAAGCTGCCCCCTTGTGATACTTACAGGCACCTGTGGGGATGGCTGAACGCAGTTTTTAACAA GGTAGACCACGAACGGATCCAGGCCGTGGGCCCAGACAGAGCAGCCTCGGAGTGGCTCCTGCGCTGTGGGGCGCACGTGCGCTACCAGGGCCTTGAGAAATGGCAGCAAGATTACAACGCGCTTCCTACAGGACCATTAGGGAGGTACAAGATACAAGCCATTGACGCCACGGACTCTTGCATCATGTACAGGGGATTTGATCACCTGG ATGGCCTGGAGCACGTCGAGGAAATCAAGTTGTGCAAGTGCATGTATCTCCAGGACGAATGTTTGCAGCGGCTCAGCGGGATCCCGAACTTACAGAGAAGCCTTCTGCGCTTGTGGGTCATTTCCTGTGGGAACGTCACAGACAAAGGCATCATTGCTCTCCATAAGCTCAAGTACGCAAAGCAAGTCCATGTGCCGCATGCACAGCATTTTATTGTACCCGTGTTTCCTTCAGTCAGCAACAAATATGGATGA